A section of the Macadamia integrifolia cultivar HAES 741 chromosome 9, SCU_Mint_v3, whole genome shotgun sequence genome encodes:
- the LOC122088259 gene encoding wound-induced basic protein-like encodes MIYDVNSPLFRSFLSQKGGAADKRKAEEQKPKEQKPKASENKPVMNE; translated from the exons ATGATTTACGACGTAAACTCACCCCTCTTCCGATCCTTCCTCAGCCAGAAAGGCGGGGCAGCTGATAAGAG GAAAGCTGAAGAGCAAAAGCCCAAGGAGCAGAAGCCAAAAGCCAGCGAGAACAAGCCTGTAATGAACGAGTAA
- the LOC122088381 gene encoding probable LRR receptor-like serine/threonine-protein kinase At3g47570 translates to MGSMFVLLSILLLWCNGCMSLAAQYSPPSGGSNETDQKALLAFKARITHDPFQVVVSSWNNSVPYCEWPGVICGGRRHPNRVRALRLQSRGLSGSVAPEIGNLSFLREISLQNNNFHGAIPIEVSFLSRLRYLFLDNNSFEGEIPPNLSRCSNLIELKLSSNNIVGKIPEQLGTLSNLQLLYIQKNNLTGQIPPSFGGNLSSLNILSARFNSFSGSIPDAFGQMTRLTYLDLSENNLSGTIPLAIYNLSLLGVFSVPDNQLQGSLPLNLGFTLPNLWWFSIGGNQFDGPVPISLSNLSKLQTFDAHSNNLTGKVAVNFGGLSGLNLLSFSFNNLGSGEADDLSFINTFTNYSSLAVLELDYNNFAGVFPNSIANLPALTKLSLRANQISGNFPEGMWNLASLQIISLSGNLLGGSISTSIGRLQKLTGLYLAQNGFTGSIPSSLGNLTLLIDLYLEDNHLHGKLPSSLGKCKNLLILALSGNNFNGIIPKEIFDISMLIGLYLGTNYFVGSLPLELGRLTNIGTLEVSDNMLSGEIPSTLGACTSLEYLYMGGNLFQGPIPSSLSSLRGLQDLDLSRNNLSGSIPKYLGTFQLQNLNLSFNHFEGEVPTGVIFRNLSAFSVIGNNKLCGGIPELHLSACQTQKAKGVRPHVLKLIVIICGCGASLCLLFLIFFFIIYRRRKERKRKERKESTTSLIRDQHFKISYAQLLKATDGFSSANLIGVGSFGSVYKGVLNHGETVVAIKVLNIEQSGASKSFMAECEALRNVRHRNLVKILTSCSSVDFEGNDFMALVYEFMPCGNLEMWLHPHAEGIQDKQKHLNFVQRLNIVIDIAIALEYLHHHCHTQIIHCDLKPSNILLDDDLTAHLGDFGISRILSKATGRSQSQISSFGIKGSIGYIAPEYGAGVDVSTHGDVYSYGILLLEIFTRKRPIDQMFKDNFNLHCWVEMALHDGEMAIIDPSLLLIEANEEEATTSIAKITGSQRCIRDRVQECFNLVIRIGVTCSAESPGDRMDMTDVVKELYLIRDICLRTGIQHGH, encoded by the exons ATGGGTTCTATGTTTGTGCTTCtgtccattcttcttctctggtgCAACGGCTGTATGAGCTTGGCCGCACAATATTCACCACCATCAGGAGGATCAAATGAAACTGATCAGAAAGCTTTGCTTGCTTTTAAGGCTCGCATAACCCATGATCCCTTTCAAGTTGTGGTGAGCTCTTGGAATAACTCTGTCCCCTATTGTGAGTGGCCTGGCGTTATATGTGGTGGTCGTCGGCATCCCAACAGGGTCAGAGCCTTGCGTTTACAGTCTAGAGGATTGTCTGGGTCCGTGGCACCAGAAATAGGAAACCTCAGCTTCCTTCGAGAGATTTCACTCCAAAACAACAACTTCCATGGTGCAATCCCTATTGAAGTAAGCTTTCTGTCAAGGCTTCGCTATTTATTCCTAGACAATAATTCTTTTGAAGGGGAAATCCCACCTAACCTATCACGTTGCTCCAACCTTATAGAACTCAAATTATCTTCCAACAATATTGTGGGAAAAATTCCAGAACAACTTGGGACCTTGTCAAATCTTCAACTTCTATATATCCAAAAAAACAATTTGACAGGACAAATCCCACCTTCATTTGGTGGGAATCTTTCATCCCTTAACATTCTTTCTGCAAGATTCAATAGTTTTAGTGGAAGTATTCCTGATGCCTTTGGCCAAATGACAAGATTAACATATCTTGATCTTTCTGAAAATAACTTGTCTGGTACTATCCCTCTTGCTATATATAATCTTTCCTTACTTGGTGTTTTTAGTGTCCCAGATAACCAACTTCAAGGTAGTCTTCCACTAAATTTAGGGTTTACTCTTCCCAATCTATGGTGGTTTTCAATTGGAGGAAACCAGTTTGATGGGCCAGTTCCAATTTCATTATCTAATCTGTCAAAACTCCAAACATTTGATGCTCACAGCAATAATCTTACTGGGAAAGTGGCTGTTAATTTTGGTGGCCTATCAGGACTCAATCTACTTTCATTTTCCTTCAATAATTTGGGAAGTGGAGAGGCCGATGACTTAAGTTTTATCAACACATTTACCAACTATAGTAGTTTAGCAGTTTTGGAGCTTGATTATAATAATTTTGCTGGTGTGTTCCCCAACTCCATAGCAAACTTGCCGGCCCTCACAAAGCTTTCACTGCGAGCAAATCAAATATCTGGAAACTTTCCAGAAGGGATGTGGAACCTTGCAAGCTTACAAATAATAAGCCTAAGTGGTAACTTACTAGGAGGAAGTATTTCTACTTCAATTGGGAGACTTCAAAAGTTAACTGGACTTTATTTAGCTCAGAATGGATTCACAGGGtcaatcccttcttctcttggaaACTTGACACTACTGATTGATCTCTATTTAGAAGACAATCACTTGCATGGAAAACTACCTTCAAGTCTTGGAAAATGCAAAAATTTGTTAATCTTGGCTCTTTCAGGTAATAATTTCAATGGTATCATTcccaaagagatatttgatatTTCCATGTTAATAGGGCTATACTTGGGTACAAATTACTTCGTTGGTTCTCTACCTCTAGAATTGGGTAGATTGACCAATATTGGAACCTTAGAAGTTTCTGACAACATGTTGTCTGGTGAAATCCCCAGTACCCTCGGTGCTTGTACAAGCCTAGAGTACCTATACATGGGTGGCAACTTATTTCAAGGACCTATACCTTCATCTCTGAGTTCTCTAAGAGGTCTTCAAGATTTAGATCTTTCACGCAACAATTTATCTGGTTCTATCCCAAAGTATTTGGGAACTTTTCAGttacaaaatttaaatttatcatTTAATCACTTTGAGGGTGAGGTACCAACTGGAGTCATCTTTCGAAATTTGAGTGCATTTTCTGTCATTGGAAATAATAAGCTTTGTGGAGGTATACCAGAACTTCATTTGTCAGCATGCCAGACCCAAAAGGCGAAAGGTGTCAGACCTCATGTTTTGAAGCTGATAGTCATCATATGTGGTTGTGGGGCTTCTCTATGTTTGCTTTTTCTGatctttttcttcattatctatcggagaagaaaggaaaggaaaagaaaagaaaggaaggaatccACAACATCTTTGATAAGAGATCAACATTTTAAGATCTCTTATGCTCAACTCCTTAAAGCTACCGACGGATTCTCTTCAGCAAATTTGATTGGAGTGGGTAGCTTTGGCTCTGTGTACAAAGGTGTTCTTAATCATGGGGAAACAGTTGTTGCAATAAAGGTCCTCAATATAGAACAAAGTGGTGCTTCCAAGAGTTTCATGGCTGAGTGTGAAGCCCTAAGAAACGTCCGACATCGTAATCTTGTCAAGATCTTAACATCTTGCTCAAGTGTAGATTTTGAGGGAAATGATTTTATGGCTTTAGTTTATGAGTTCATGCCTTGTGGAAATTTGGAGATGTGGTTACACCCACATGCAGAAGGCATACAAGATAAACAAAAGCATTTAAACTTTGTTCAAAGGTTGAATATCGTCATTGATATAGCAATAGCATTGGAATATCTTCACCACCATTGTCATACGCAAATTATCCATTGTGATCTAAAGCCAAGCAACATTCTTCTCGACGATGATTTGACTGCACATCTGGGTGACTTCGGGATATCAAGAATTCTTTCAAAAGCCACAGGTAGATCTCAAAGTCAAATTAGCTCATTCGGAATAAAGGGTTCCATTGGATACATTGCACCAG AGTATGGTGCAGGTGTTGACGTTTCTACACATGGTGATGTCTATAGTTATGGTATTCTTTTGTTAGAGATATTCACAAGGAAGAGACCTATAGATCAAATGTTTAAGGATAACTTTAATCTTCATTGCTGGGTTGAGATGGCTTTGCATGACGGAGAAATGGCTATAATCGACCCATCACTTCTCCTCATAGAAGCAAATGAAGAAGAGGCAACAACATCTATAGCTAAAATCACTGGAAGTCAAAGATGCATTAGGGATAGAGTGCAAGAATGCTTTAATTTAGTTATTAGAATTGGAGTTACCTGTTCAGCTGAATCACCAGGGGATCGAATGGACATGACTGATGTGGTCAAAGAGCTATATTTGATTAGGGACATTTGTCTCAGAACTGGCATTCAGCATGGACATTGA